The window CATATTGCACCTCAAAAAAAATAGAACAAGCCGAACATAAGAACAACCGTCCCGACTCCTTGCCAAACTGGACTGTCCCCCCTTACCAAGGGAAAGACTACACCGCACTGGTAAACCCTTTGATAGGCACAGGAGGGCATGGGCATACTTACCCTGGTGCTACGGCTCCTTTTGGCTTGGTACAACTTAGTCCTGATACCCGCCTCACTGGTTGGGACGGTTGCTCAGGTTATCATTACAGCGACAGCCTGGTCTATGGGTTTTCGCATACCCACCTCAGCGGCACGGGTGTGTCAGACTACGGCGATGTATTGCTTATGCCCATCACGGGCAACGTGGTATACCATAATGGGGCAGATGGCAAAAAGGGTTACCGTTCGCGGTTTAGTCATCACAAAGAAAAAGCACAAGCAGGCTATTATGAAACTTACCTGGACGATTATGACATAAAAGTAGCGCTGACTGCTACTCCCAGGGTGGGCGTGCACGCCTACAGTTTTCCGGAGGGTAAGCCAGCCCATGTAATACTTGACCTGGTACACCGCGACCAAGTATTGGACGCCAGTCTAGAGGTTGTGAGCAACCGGGAGGTGCAAGGGCACCGAAGGTCTAAAGCCTGGGCAACCAACCAGCACGTATATTTTGTGATGCAGTTTTCGCAGCCTTTCAACAAGCACGAGCTTTGGGTAGACAACCAAGCCAAACCTCACAAAAAAGCCCAAAGTAAAAGCATCAAAGCTTCGTTTTCGTTTGATGAAGATATAGCTAAGCAGCCTCTGTTGGTCAAGGTGGGTATTTCGGCGGTAAGCATAGAAGGTGCCCGCAAAAACCTGGCAGCCGAAGCCCCTGATTGGAACTTTGACAAAGTACGCCAAAAGGTACAAACCGCCTGGAACCACGAATTGGCGCGCATTGCGGTCAAAGGGCGTACCCCAAAAGAACACGCCATTTTTTACACGGCAATGTACCACAGTTTTATCGCCCCTAATGTGTTCAACGATGTAGATGGGCGGTATCGGGGGCGCGATGCTCAAGTGCATCAGGCAAGCCACCCTTATTTTACTGTATTTTCGCTTTGGGATACCTACCGGGCTGCCCACCCTTTGTATACTTTGGTACAACAAAAACGCAGCAACGACTTTATCAAAACTTTTTTGTTGCAATACCAACAAGGCAACACTTTGCCTGTGTGGGAGCTGGCCGGCAACGAAACCCAGTGTATGATTGGCTACCATGCGGTGCCTGTAATTGTAGACGCCTACCTAAAAGGGATCAAAGATTATGATGTTACGCTTGCCCTACAAGCCATGCAAACCAGTGCCAACCAAGACAAATTTGGCATTGGTGCTTACCGCAAATATGGCTATATACCCGCCTCTGAAGAACCTGAATCGGTATCGAAAACCCTGGAATACGCCTACGATGATTGGTGTATTGCGATGCTGGCAAAGCAGCTGAACCAACCCAAAGTGTACAAAAACTTTATCCAAAGAGCCCAGGCTTACAAAAATATTTTTGACAAAAATACTGGTTTTATGCGTGCCAAACGCCAAAATCGTTGGTTTGCTCCCTTTCGCCCCGAAGA of the Microscilla marina ATCC 23134 genome contains:
- a CDS encoding GH92 family glycosyl hydrolase, yielding YCTSKKIEQAEHKNNRPDSLPNWTVPPYQGKDYTALVNPLIGTGGHGHTYPGATAPFGLVQLSPDTRLTGWDGCSGYHYSDSLVYGFSHTHLSGTGVSDYGDVLLMPITGNVVYHNGADGKKGYRSRFSHHKEKAQAGYYETYLDDYDIKVALTATPRVGVHAYSFPEGKPAHVILDLVHRDQVLDASLEVVSNREVQGHRRSKAWATNQHVYFVMQFSQPFNKHELWVDNQAKPHKKAQSKSIKASFSFDEDIAKQPLLVKVGISAVSIEGARKNLAAEAPDWNFDKVRQKVQTAWNHELARIAVKGRTPKEHAIFYTAMYHSFIAPNVFNDVDGRYRGRDAQVHQASHPYFTVFSLWDTYRAAHPLYTLVQQKRSNDFIKTFLLQYQQGNTLPVWELAGNETQCMIGYHAVPVIVDAYLKGIKDYDVTLALQAMQTSANQDKFGIGAYRKYGYIPASEEPESVSKTLEYAYDDWCIAMLAKQLNQPKVYKNFIQRAQAYKNIFDKNTGFMRAKRQNRWFAPFRPEEVNFNYTEANAWQYSLYVPQDISGLAQMLGGKAQLEQWLDDLFTASTETSGRHQADITGLIGQYAHGNEPSHHMAYLYNYVGKPWKTQQRVAQILRTLYHNQPHGLSGNEDCGQMSAWYVLSAMGFYPVTPGSNDYVIGSPVFPEATLQLENGQRFTIKAEQVSANNIYIQSAQLNGKAYAKNYIKHEDLMAGGELVLVMGNRPNKAWGSQPTAAPVSAITAHLIVPVPYFEGKLTFERADHQIKIAHHNPATKLFYAVNPNKNAAVTSLKFVPYQTPLTIQTSATVWAFAQNTQGQTSDTIHTRFSKIPAGRTISLANQYANQYAAGGDKALIDFVSGGKDFRTGMWQGYQKVNIEATIDLGKEENVKTMAIRCLQDQNSWIFMPTRVVFFTSPDGKKFTKAGVVENDVSPKSEGTIVKTFEVKFGEATRYIKVLAYNRGIVPAWHLGAGGGAWLFADEIMVEGN